The proteins below are encoded in one region of Pseudonocardia sp. DSM 110487:
- a CDS encoding PH domain-containing protein, with the protein MVGVSVAAGVPTGIGIARGTSAGTALLWLLPAAALLVAGGSAVDYVRWRRTRYRLTHGRVELRTGILVSKHRSLQRDRIRAVDITADPLLRVFGLVAVRIGTGEQSGAGEGSVVLRPVPAAVGDALRRELLDRAHPPAATDGALAGFDPGWIRYAPVSFLAPVLGASAFGGVLQVSEWFGLQSAVIDWVGSLFRGVPVVAMIAALAAAALVVGAVASLGLWVEMWWHYRLEREPGTLRVRRGLFTTRSISIEEARLRGVELVEPLGVRLSGAARVDAVATGMAGAKSDDDKSDRRTLLPAAPVGIARRVAADVLREPESPLDAVHLTGHPLAARGRRLRWALGTVVAIEAGLVLLGALLTDVLLHIAWISALVLVPLAAVLAVDEYRGLGHGLGERYLVTRSGSLRRATVALQRGGIIGWTFRQSVFQRRAGLVTVLATTAAGAGAYAVPDAGSDDGLALAVTAVPGLLDPFLEPPAVPTNGAFVGTYPTDAPFVGRSHPR; encoded by the coding sequence ATGGTGGGCGTGTCGGTCGCCGCGGGCGTGCCGACCGGCATCGGCATAGCTCGCGGCACGTCGGCCGGCACGGCCCTGCTCTGGCTGCTGCCGGCAGCAGCACTGCTCGTGGCGGGCGGCAGCGCCGTCGACTACGTCCGCTGGCGCCGCACGCGCTACCGGCTGACCCATGGCCGGGTCGAACTGCGCACCGGCATCCTGGTCAGCAAGCACCGGTCGCTGCAGCGCGACCGCATCCGCGCCGTCGACATCACGGCCGATCCCCTGCTGCGCGTGTTCGGGCTCGTGGCCGTGCGGATCGGAACCGGCGAGCAGTCCGGGGCGGGTGAGGGGTCGGTGGTGCTCCGGCCCGTGCCGGCCGCTGTCGGCGACGCGTTGCGGCGCGAGCTGCTGGACCGGGCGCACCCGCCGGCGGCGACGGACGGCGCGCTCGCCGGGTTCGATCCGGGCTGGATCCGGTACGCGCCGGTGTCGTTCCTCGCGCCCGTACTCGGCGCGAGCGCGTTCGGCGGTGTGCTCCAGGTGTCGGAGTGGTTCGGCCTCCAGTCCGCCGTGATCGACTGGGTCGGGAGCCTGTTCCGCGGCGTCCCCGTCGTGGCGATGATCGCGGCCCTCGCCGCGGCGGCGCTCGTCGTCGGCGCGGTCGCCTCGCTCGGGCTCTGGGTCGAGATGTGGTGGCATTACCGCCTGGAACGCGAGCCGGGCACGCTGCGGGTGCGCCGGGGCCTTTTCACCACCCGCTCGATCTCGATCGAGGAGGCGCGGCTGCGCGGCGTCGAGCTCGTCGAGCCGCTCGGCGTGCGCCTCTCGGGAGCGGCCCGGGTCGACGCGGTGGCCACCGGCATGGCGGGCGCGAAGAGCGACGACGACAAGTCCGACCGTCGCACCCTGCTGCCCGCAGCCCCGGTCGGGATCGCCCGGCGGGTCGCGGCCGACGTGCTGCGCGAACCCGAGTCCCCGCTCGACGCGGTCCACCTGACCGGACATCCCCTTGCCGCGCGCGGCAGGCGGCTGCGGTGGGCGCTCGGCACCGTCGTCGCGATCGAGGCGGGGCTGGTACTACTCGGCGCGCTGCTCACCGACGTGCTGCTGCACATCGCCTGGATCAGCGCGCTCGTGCTCGTGCCGCTCGCCGCGGTACTGGCCGTGGACGAGTACCGCGGCCTCGGCCACGGGCTCGGCGAGCGGTACCTGGTGACCCGCAGCGGCAGCCTCCGCCGGGCGACGGTGGCGCTGCAGCGTGGCGGCATCATCGGCTGGACGTTCCGGCAGTCGGTATTCCAGCGGCGTGCGGGCTTGGTCACGGTGCTCGCGACGACGGCAGCGGGCGCGGGCGCGTACGCGGTGCCCGACGCGGGGTCGGACGACGGGCTCGCCCTCGCGGTGACCGCCGTCCCCGGACTGCTGGACCCGTTCCTCGAGCCCCCAGCCGTTCCGACGAACGGCGCGTTCGTCGGAACCTATCCGACCGACGCGCCGTTCGTCGGAAGATCACATCCTCGCTAG
- a CDS encoding TetR/AcrR family transcriptional regulator yields the protein MPRRVDHDARRREIADAVLRLAATEGLESVSLRHVAAEAGISMGRVQHYFRSKDEMLVFAFEYQSRRHEQRIVEKLTAAGRPPTIRDVVRTVIVEILPTDASSRASWLAGIAFFIRAMSDDRMAAVVAAGGPGLIEFLAERLAAADLAQGVDPRHEAVILWALIDSQATAIVLGGRTPAEAVATVDYHLDRVFSR from the coding sequence GTGCCCAGACGGGTGGATCACGACGCGCGCCGCCGTGAGATCGCCGATGCCGTGCTGCGCCTCGCCGCGACCGAGGGGCTGGAGTCGGTGAGCCTGCGGCACGTCGCGGCCGAGGCCGGGATCTCGATGGGCCGGGTGCAGCACTACTTCCGCAGCAAGGACGAGATGCTCGTCTTCGCCTTCGAGTACCAGTCGCGACGGCACGAGCAGCGGATCGTCGAGAAGCTGACCGCGGCGGGCCGCCCGCCGACCATCCGCGACGTGGTCCGGACGGTGATCGTCGAGATCCTCCCGACCGACGCATCGAGCCGCGCGTCCTGGCTTGCCGGCATCGCGTTCTTCATCCGTGCGATGTCCGACGATCGGATGGCCGCCGTCGTCGCGGCGGGCGGGCCGGGGCTGATCGAGTTCCTCGCCGAGCGGCTCGCAGCGGCCGACCTCGCGCAGGGGGTCGATCCGCGACACGAGGCGGTGATCCTCTGGGCGCTCATCGACTCCCAGGCCACGGCGATCGTCCTCGGCGGCCGCACACCGGCCGAGGCCGTGGCAACCGTGGACTACCACCTCGACCGGGTGTTCTCGCGGTGA
- a CDS encoding Mut7-C ubiquitin/RNAse domain-containing protein: MISGNPLVMHLVVRPDPALWLFLPPRRRRTEIVVPYDGSASVGHVVQALGIPLTEVKPPVADRLRDGTVIELDPLPRPQRLPGSARFLLDVHLGSLARRLRLLGVDTAYSNDADDADLVERAGRERRVLLTQDRGLLMRRALWAGAYVRGHGAGAQLADVLDRFAPPLAPWTRCSACNGELVEVEKAEVADRLEPGTRRCYERFSRCRSCGRVYWRGAHGRRLDAVVAEALRVRPS; encoded by the coding sequence GTGATCAGCGGGAACCCGCTCGTGATGCACCTCGTGGTCCGGCCCGACCCGGCGCTGTGGCTCTTCCTCCCGCCGCGCCGGCGACGTACGGAGATCGTGGTGCCGTACGACGGCAGCGCGTCGGTCGGCCACGTCGTGCAGGCGCTCGGCATCCCGCTGACCGAGGTGAAGCCGCCGGTGGCCGACCGGCTCCGCGACGGCACGGTGATCGAGCTCGACCCGCTGCCCCGCCCGCAGCGCCTGCCGGGCAGCGCCCGCTTCCTGCTCGACGTCCACCTCGGGTCGCTCGCCCGGCGGCTGCGCCTGCTGGGCGTCGACACCGCGTACAGCAACGATGCCGACGACGCCGACCTCGTCGAGCGGGCAGGGCGGGAGCGCAGGGTCCTGCTCACCCAGGACCGTGGCCTGCTCATGCGCCGCGCGCTGTGGGCGGGCGCCTACGTCCGAGGGCACGGGGCGGGCGCGCAGCTGGCCGACGTGCTGGACCGCTTCGCGCCGCCGCTCGCTCCGTGGACGCGCTGCTCGGCGTGCAACGGCGAGCTGGTCGAGGTGGAGAAGGCCGAGGTCGCCGACCGGCTGGAGCCGGGCACCCGCCGGTGCTACGAGCGGTTCTCCCGGTGCCGGTCCTGCGGCCGGGTGTACTGGCGGGGCGCGCACGGGCGGCGCCTCGACGCGGTCGTCGCGGAAGCACTCAGGGTGCGCCCATCATGA
- a CDS encoding GNAT family N-acetyltransferase, with product MGDVQIRELGQPGDLGWVVLAHGEQYAAEFGWDGSFEALVARIVAEFGEGNDPARERAWIAELDGRRVGCVFCVADDEPGTAKLRILLVHPDARGHGVGTRLVDTCVAFAREAGYERMRLWTNDVLVAARRIYLAEGFRLVAEEPHRSFGVDLVGQDYELDLARV from the coding sequence ATGGGCGATGTGCAGATCCGCGAGCTGGGACAGCCGGGAGACCTCGGCTGGGTGGTGCTCGCGCACGGCGAGCAGTACGCGGCGGAGTTCGGCTGGGACGGCTCGTTCGAGGCGCTCGTAGCCCGGATCGTGGCCGAGTTCGGGGAGGGCAACGACCCCGCGCGCGAGCGGGCGTGGATCGCCGAGCTCGACGGCAGGCGCGTGGGGTGCGTCTTCTGCGTGGCGGACGACGAACCGGGCACGGCCAAGCTGCGGATCCTGCTCGTGCACCCGGACGCCCGCGGCCACGGCGTCGGCACGCGGCTCGTGGACACCTGCGTGGCCTTCGCCCGCGAGGCGGGCTACGAGCGTATGCGGCTCTGGACGAACGACGTGCTCGTCGCGGCCCGCCGGATATACCTCGCCGAAGGCTTCCGGCTCGTGGCCGAGGAGCCACACCGCAGCTTCGGCGTGGACCTGGTGGGGCAGGACTACGAGCTCGACCTGGCCCGGGTGTGA
- a CDS encoding alpha/beta fold hydrolase — MTTFVLVHGGWHGAWCWRRVTPLLTGHDVHCPTLTGGGDRAHLARPDTGLADHVADVVAVLELDDLRDVVLVGHSSGGAVITGVAQRCPERLRELVYLDAFVPAPGQSVFDLLPAVLRERFLGLVDGSGRIVLDWEAAMDGWALTAAADRDWVRPRLRPFPVGAVRDPLPLDPVPELPRHYIHCTVKPGGDSFAGFADAARTDPAWRFDELETGHDPMVTTPAALAAVLSAERQQIHFADAPGPLASGR; from the coding sequence ATGACCACATTCGTACTGGTGCACGGCGGTTGGCACGGCGCATGGTGCTGGCGGCGGGTGACGCCGCTGCTCACCGGCCACGACGTGCACTGCCCGACGCTGACCGGCGGCGGCGACCGCGCGCACCTCGCCCGCCCCGACACCGGGCTCGCCGACCACGTGGCGGACGTCGTCGCCGTGCTCGAGCTCGACGACCTGCGCGACGTCGTCCTCGTCGGGCACAGCTCGGGCGGTGCCGTGATCACGGGGGTCGCGCAGCGGTGCCCGGAGCGGCTCCGCGAGCTGGTGTACCTCGACGCCTTCGTGCCTGCGCCAGGGCAGTCCGTGTTCGACCTGCTGCCTGCCGTGCTGCGCGAGCGATTCCTCGGGCTCGTCGACGGGTCGGGGCGGATCGTGCTCGACTGGGAGGCCGCGATGGACGGCTGGGCCCTCACCGCCGCCGCCGACCGGGACTGGGTGCGCCCCAGGCTGCGGCCGTTCCCGGTCGGGGCGGTGCGTGACCCGCTGCCCCTCGACCCGGTGCCCGAGCTGCCCCGCCACTACATCCACTGCACGGTGAAGCCCGGTGGGGACAGCTTCGCCGGCTTCGCCGATGCGGCGCGCACCGATCCCGCGTGGCGGTTCGACGAGCTCGAGACCGGCCACGACCCGATGGTCACCACACCGGCGGCGCTCGCGGCGGTCCTCTCAGCGGAACGTCAGCAAATCCACTTTGCTGACGCTCCGGGGCCGCTAGCGTCGGGACGGTGA
- a CDS encoding TetR family transcriptional regulator, whose protein sequence is MSADPQVPSARREELLELAYAYVLRNGMAAMSLRPLAEAVGSSPRVLLYLFGSKDGLVRALLGRSRTEELALLARVRAEGGGPAEVIEGLWGWLAAPQRRDLLRLWAEGYARSLVEPDGPWAGFAAQGVQDWIEVLGGVLGPKGDPTEVLATLRGALLDLLATGDVERTTVAVRRTLARM, encoded by the coding sequence ATGAGCGCCGATCCGCAAGTTCCTTCCGCCCGCCGGGAGGAGCTGCTGGAGCTGGCGTACGCCTACGTGCTCCGCAACGGCATGGCCGCGATGTCGCTGCGCCCGCTCGCGGAGGCCGTCGGGTCGAGCCCGCGCGTGCTGCTGTACCTGTTCGGTTCCAAGGACGGGCTGGTGCGGGCGCTGCTGGGGCGGTCGCGCACCGAGGAGCTCGCGCTGCTCGCGCGGGTGCGGGCGGAGGGAGGAGGTCCGGCGGAGGTCATCGAGGGGCTATGGGGGTGGCTCGCCGCACCGCAGCGGCGCGACCTGCTGCGGCTGTGGGCGGAGGGCTACGCCCGCTCGCTCGTGGAGCCGGACGGGCCGTGGGCCGGCTTCGCCGCGCAGGGCGTGCAGGACTGGATCGAGGTGCTCGGTGGGGTGCTCGGCCCGAAGGGCGACCCGACCGAGGTGCTCGCGACCCTGCGCGGCGCACTGCTGGACCTGCTCGCCACGGGCGATGTGGAGCGCACGACCGTAGCCGTGCGGCGCACGCTAGCGAGGATGTGA
- a CDS encoding VOC family protein — protein sequence MTVMTSFVFNVTFDCVDPRRVASFWAGATGYEVAEERPDFVRLRATDPRGVRHLLFFQVPEQKAGKNRVHVDLATRDPDAEIARLVALGATRGERRSGNGTSWTVMSDPEGNEFCIG from the coding sequence ATGACGGTCATGACGTCGTTCGTGTTCAACGTGACCTTCGACTGCGTCGACCCGCGCCGGGTCGCCTCGTTCTGGGCCGGGGCCACCGGGTACGAGGTGGCCGAGGAGCGTCCCGACTTCGTGCGGCTGCGCGCCACCGACCCGCGCGGCGTCCGCCACCTGCTGTTCTTCCAGGTGCCCGAGCAGAAGGCGGGCAAGAACCGGGTGCACGTCGACCTCGCCACCCGCGACCCGGACGCCGAGATCGCCCGGCTCGTCGCCCTCGGTGCCACCCGGGGCGAGCGCCGCTCCGGCAACGGCACCAGCTGGACGGTGATGTCCGATCCGGAGGGCAACGAGTTCTGCATCGGCTAG
- a CDS encoding winged helix DNA-binding domain-containing protein has product MDPPIYAPTFLAGALGLWSRVAGFDPHDLARRVAELSLVRMPSLRATIHLTTVEDALALPPIVAPLHRRVFKGSEYGRDLAGLDLDEVVAAGVELLRDRPLTVTELGRELAGRYPDRKPTPLGAAVQYGAPLLQLPPRGVWGETGRARLAELGRTLGRPVGTDTSADWLVLRYLRAFGPASTADVRAFTGVGGIREVVERLDLRRFVDERGRTLYDVPDGPLPDPDTPAPPRFLGEFDNALLGHDARTRVLDTEHRSHVLLKPVRPLLVDGMAAGLWTSGPDGLVVRPLAPLADADAAEVVAEGERMLAALWPEAERTVRVEQP; this is encoded by the coding sequence CTGGATCCGCCGATTTACGCACCAACCTTCCTTGCCGGGGCACTAGGGCTCTGGTCGCGGGTGGCCGGATTCGACCCGCACGACCTCGCGCGACGCGTGGCCGAGCTCTCGCTGGTGCGGATGCCATCGCTGCGCGCCACCATCCACCTCACGACCGTCGAGGATGCCCTCGCGCTCCCGCCGATCGTGGCTCCGCTGCACCGGCGGGTGTTCAAGGGCAGCGAGTACGGGCGCGACCTGGCAGGCCTCGACCTCGACGAGGTCGTCGCCGCAGGGGTCGAGCTGCTGCGCGACCGGCCCCTGACCGTCACCGAGCTGGGCCGCGAGCTCGCGGGGCGCTATCCGGACCGGAAGCCGACCCCGCTCGGCGCCGCCGTGCAGTACGGCGCTCCGCTCCTCCAGCTACCGCCCCGTGGGGTGTGGGGCGAGACCGGTCGGGCCCGGCTCGCGGAACTGGGCCGGACGCTCGGCAGACCCGTCGGCACCGACACGTCTGCCGACTGGCTCGTGCTGCGCTACCTGCGCGCGTTCGGCCCGGCGAGCACCGCCGACGTCCGCGCGTTCACCGGCGTCGGCGGCATCCGTGAGGTGGTGGAACGCCTCGATCTGCGCCGGTTCGTCGACGAGCGCGGCCGCACGCTGTACGACGTGCCCGACGGGCCGCTGCCCGACCCGGACACGCCCGCGCCCCCGCGGTTCCTCGGCGAGTTCGACAACGCGCTGCTCGGCCACGACGCCCGCACCCGCGTCCTCGACACCGAGCACCGCTCGCACGTGCTGCTCAAGCCGGTGCGCCCGCTCCTGGTGGACGGGATGGCCGCCGGGCTGTGGACGTCGGGGCCCGATGGGTTGGTCGTGCGCCCGCTCGCACCGCTCGCCGACGCGGACGCGGCCGAGGTGGTGGCCGAGGGCGAGCGGATGCTGGCCGCCCTCTGGCCGGAGGCCGAGCGCACGGTGCGCGTCGAGCAGCCGTAA
- a CDS encoding cytochrome P450 — translation MHATFDPYTATADGARHAAYAALAARGPVHQVRLPSGVKGWLVTSHDAARVALTHPGLSKGGPSRAPYADELPPVIAAAINHHMLAMDPPDHTRLRKLVSAAFTRRRTEALAPGIQQLADDLLDGLADRDEADLITAFAYPLPIAVICRLLGVPDTDHHLFREWTAPLVVGGNMAGIEAYSAAATALVAYVRELLAEKRRRPTDDLLSALVAARDGEDRLTEDELTSMVYLLLLAGHETTVNLIGNGVLALLTHPDQLALLRAEPERLPAAVEELLRFDGPLQSAIPAIATEPVEIAGTTIPEGANVVVALLAANRDPDRLPRPDRLDLTRTQSLGHLAFGHGVHHCLGAPLARLEGRIAIGGLVTRFPRLRLAVPAAEITRTPGLMMNGLAELPVRLR, via the coding sequence ATGCACGCCACGTTCGACCCGTACACCGCAACCGCGGACGGCGCGCGCCACGCGGCGTACGCAGCGCTCGCCGCACGCGGGCCTGTGCATCAGGTCCGGCTGCCCAGCGGTGTCAAGGGGTGGCTGGTGACGAGCCACGACGCCGCCCGCGTCGCGCTCACCCACCCGGGCCTCAGCAAGGGTGGGCCCAGCAGGGCGCCGTACGCCGACGAGCTCCCGCCCGTCATCGCGGCGGCCATCAACCACCACATGCTCGCCATGGACCCGCCCGACCACACCCGCCTGCGCAAGCTCGTGTCGGCGGCGTTCACCCGCCGCCGCACCGAGGCGCTCGCCCCTGGCATCCAGCAGCTGGCCGACGACCTGCTCGACGGGCTCGCGGATCGGGACGAGGCAGACCTGATCACGGCCTTCGCCTACCCGCTGCCGATCGCGGTGATCTGCCGCCTGCTCGGCGTGCCGGACACCGACCACCACCTGTTCCGGGAATGGACGGCCCCGCTCGTCGTCGGCGGGAACATGGCGGGCATCGAGGCCTACTCGGCCGCGGCCACCGCGCTCGTCGCGTACGTGCGGGAGCTGCTCGCCGAGAAGCGCAGGCGGCCTACCGACGACCTGCTCTCCGCACTCGTCGCCGCGCGTGACGGCGAGGACCGGCTGACGGAGGACGAGCTGACCTCGATGGTCTACCTGCTCCTGCTCGCCGGCCACGAGACGACGGTGAACCTGATCGGCAACGGCGTGCTGGCCCTGCTCACCCATCCCGACCAGCTCGCGCTGCTGCGTGCCGAACCCGAACGGCTGCCCGCGGCCGTCGAGGAGCTGCTGCGCTTCGACGGCCCTCTCCAGAGCGCCATCCCCGCCATCGCGACGGAGCCGGTGGAGATCGCCGGCACCACGATCCCGGAAGGGGCGAACGTGGTGGTGGCGCTGCTCGCGGCCAACCGGGACCCCGATCGGCTCCCCCGTCCCGACCGGCTCGACCTCACCCGCACCCAGTCGCTCGGGCACCTCGCCTTCGGGCACGGGGTGCACCACTGCCTCGGCGCGCCGCTCGCCCGGCTGGAGGGTCGCATCGCGATCGGCGGCCTCGTCACACGGTTCCCGCGGCTGCGGCTCGCGGTGCCCGCGGCGGAGATCACCAGGACCCCCGGACTCATGATGAACGGACTCGCCGAACTCCCTGTGAGGCTTCGATGA
- a CDS encoding HAD-IIA family hydrolase — MTDMDGVLVHEGRLIPGADEFITRLRDTGRPFLVLTNNSIYTPRDLQFRLRTTGIDLPVESIWTSALATASFLDDQRPQGSAYVVGEAGLTTALHEIGYVLTDNAPDYVVLGETRTYSFEAVTTAVRLIKGGARWVATNPDPTGPSVDGVLPATGAVAALISRATGVEPYFIGKPNSLMMRAALNRLEAHSETTVMIGDRMDTDIIAGLEAGMRTVLVLTGITQAEEVDRYPYRPNRVVASIADLVSEV, encoded by the coding sequence ATGACCGATATGGACGGTGTCCTCGTGCACGAGGGACGCCTGATCCCTGGCGCCGACGAGTTCATCACCCGCCTGCGCGACACCGGCAGGCCGTTCCTCGTGCTCACCAACAACTCGATCTACACACCGCGAGACCTTCAGTTCCGCCTGCGGACGACTGGTATCGACCTACCCGTGGAGTCGATCTGGACGTCGGCGCTCGCCACCGCGAGCTTCCTCGATGACCAGCGGCCGCAGGGCAGCGCCTACGTGGTGGGCGAGGCCGGACTCACCACGGCCCTGCACGAGATCGGTTACGTGCTCACCGACAACGCGCCCGACTACGTCGTGCTGGGGGAGACGCGCACCTACAGCTTCGAGGCGGTGACCACGGCGGTCCGGCTGATCAAGGGCGGCGCGCGGTGGGTGGCCACGAACCCGGACCCGACCGGGCCGTCGGTGGACGGGGTCCTGCCGGCGACCGGCGCCGTGGCCGCGCTGATCAGCCGGGCCACCGGGGTGGAGCCCTACTTCATCGGCAAGCCGAACTCGCTCATGATGCGGGCGGCGCTGAACCGGCTGGAGGCCCATTCCGAGACGACGGTGATGATCGGCGATCGGATGGACACCGACATCATCGCCGGCCTCGAGGCCGGCATGCGCACGGTGCTGGTGCTGACCGGCATCACCCAGGCAGAGGAGGTCGACCGCTACCCGTACCGACCCAACCGGGTGGTGGCCTCGATCGCCGACCTCGTCAGCGAGGTCTGA
- a CDS encoding cytochrome P450, which produces MTTSTTPSPFTETTGTARHAAFAELATTGPVQKVMLFTGVPAWLVTGYAEVRELLAHPAVVKTVGGPHMDTMPPDLNAAMNTHLLSTNPPDHTRLRRLVTAAFTVRRVEALAPRVQEITDGLLDELAAAGTGGPVDLVDGFGFPLPITVITELLGIPPGDRAEFRRWSSIAVNGAVHPADVYVDAARNMVGYVRELIAAKRADPSDDLLSALIAVHEDGDRLSQDELTSMVFLLLVAGHETTVNLIVSGVYALLRHPDQLALLRAEPERLPAAVEELLRYDGPVQVTVPAVAAAPIEVGGVTIPAGDVVLPALLAANRDQARFPAPDRLDITRTSNSHMAFGHGLHHCLGAPLARLEGRIALGTLFARFPGLRLADPAAEPARNPGLIINGLVALPVVLG; this is translated from the coding sequence GTGACCACATCGACCACGCCGTCGCCGTTCACCGAGACCACCGGCACGGCGCGGCACGCCGCGTTCGCCGAGCTCGCGACCACCGGCCCGGTGCAGAAGGTCATGCTGTTCACCGGCGTCCCGGCGTGGCTGGTCACCGGGTACGCGGAGGTCCGCGAGCTGCTCGCGCACCCCGCGGTGGTCAAGACCGTCGGCGGTCCCCACATGGACACGATGCCGCCGGACCTGAACGCCGCGATGAACACGCACCTGCTCAGCACGAACCCGCCCGACCACACCCGGCTGCGCAGGCTGGTGACGGCCGCGTTCACCGTCCGGCGGGTCGAGGCGCTGGCCCCGCGCGTGCAGGAGATCACCGACGGGCTCCTCGACGAACTGGCGGCCGCGGGCACCGGCGGCCCCGTCGATCTCGTGGACGGCTTCGGGTTCCCGCTGCCGATCACCGTGATCACCGAGCTGCTGGGTATCCCGCCGGGTGACCGCGCCGAGTTCCGGCGCTGGTCGTCGATCGCCGTCAACGGCGCCGTGCACCCGGCCGACGTCTACGTCGACGCGGCCCGGAACATGGTCGGCTACGTGCGCGAGCTGATCGCCGCCAAGCGCGCCGACCCGAGTGACGACCTGCTGTCGGCCCTCATCGCGGTGCACGAGGACGGCGACCGGCTCTCGCAGGACGAGCTCACGTCGATGGTGTTCCTACTGCTCGTCGCCGGGCACGAGACCACCGTCAACCTGATCGTCTCCGGTGTGTACGCCCTGCTGCGCCACCCCGACCAGCTCGCGCTGCTGCGGGCCGAACCGGAACGGCTGCCGGCAGCCGTCGAGGAGCTGCTGCGCTACGACGGACCGGTGCAGGTGACGGTCCCGGCGGTCGCTGCGGCGCCGATCGAGGTGGGCGGAGTGACGATCCCGGCGGGCGACGTCGTGCTGCCCGCCCTGCTCGCCGCCAACCGCGACCAGGCGCGCTTCCCCGCACCGGACCGGCTCGACATCACCCGGACCTCGAACTCCCACATGGCGTTCGGCCACGGGCTGCACCACTGCCTCGGAGCCCCGCTCGCCCGCCTGGAGGGACGGATCGCGCTGGGCACGCTCTTCGCGCGCTTCCCCGGGCTGCGGCTCGCCGACCCGGCGGCCGAACCGGCCCGCAACCCGGGGCTGATCATCAACGGGCTGGTCGCGCTGCCCGTCGTGCTCGGCTGA
- a CDS encoding PH domain-containing protein — MTTTERVGELRLRPPRNPVDPRAVGWWRTTLALLFGAPVVVLVVLGFLIPPARFWLLLPAVIIVIAGLPLTVALPRWWYRLHRWEVTDAAVYTRSGYFWQEWRVAPMSRIQTVDTQRGPLEQRFGLATVTVTTASAKGALKIEGLDHEVAADLAERLTASTQATAGDAT; from the coding sequence ATGACGACAACGGAACGGGTGGGAGAGCTCCGGCTCCGGCCACCGCGCAACCCGGTCGACCCGCGGGCGGTCGGCTGGTGGCGCACCACGCTCGCGCTGCTCTTCGGCGCGCCGGTCGTGGTTCTCGTAGTGCTCGGGTTCCTGATCCCGCCTGCGCGGTTCTGGCTGCTGCTGCCCGCCGTGATCATCGTGATCGCCGGGCTGCCGCTGACGGTTGCGCTGCCGCGCTGGTGGTACCGCCTGCACCGGTGGGAGGTCACCGACGCCGCCGTCTACACCCGCTCCGGCTATTTCTGGCAGGAGTGGCGCGTGGCGCCGATGTCGCGGATCCAGACCGTCGACACCCAGCGCGGCCCACTGGAACAGCGCTTCGGGCTCGCGACCGTCACCGTCACGACGGCGTCGGCGAAGGGGGCGCTGAAGATCGAGGGACTCGACCACGAAGTGGCCGCCGACCTCGCCGAACGCCTCACCGCCTCCACGCAGGCCACTGCCGGGGACGCGACGTGA